In Stanieria sp. NIES-3757, the DNA window AGTATTTTTAGAAGAAGGAAATCGCAAAGATTGGTTTAGTTCTGGTTTTATTACTCAGCTGTTTGTCATTGCTTTTGCTTTTTTAACTGCTTTTTTATGGATTGAACTGACTCGTCGTCAACCTTTTATTAAATTGCGTTTGCTGTTGCGTCGTAATTTTGGCATTGGTAGTATTTCTGGTTTAGCGTTGGGATTGGGGTTATACGGCTCGATTTATATTTTGCCTCTGTATCTGACTCAAATTCAAGATTATACAGCTACTCAAATTGGCGAAGTAATTATGTGGTCGGGAGTTCCTCAACTGTTTTTAATTCCTTTTGTACCAAAACTAATGCAGCGTTTTGATGTGCGTGTGATTGCAGCAGTAGGATTTAGTTTGTTTGCGGTAAGCTGTTTTATGAACTCTAGCATGACCAGTGAAACAGGAATAGACCAGTTGCGTTGGTCGCAGTTAGTCAGGGCGATGGGACAACCTCTGATGATCGTTCCACTAACTACTATTGCTACAGGGAATATTGAAACCGAACAAGCTGGTTCTGCCTCTGGTTTATTTAATATGATGCGTAATTTAGGAGGTTCGATTGGAATCGCTACTCTATCAACCTTTTTATCCCGACGAGAACAATTTCATTCGGCCCAAATTGGCGAGGCTGTTTCTTCCTATAATCCCGAAACTCAACAGCGAATCGAACAGTTAACGCAAACTTTTATCAGTCGTGGCAGTGATGCAGTGACAGCCTCTCAACAAGCGATCGCAACTATTGATAATATCATTCGTCGTGAAGCTTATGTGATGGCTTATAATGATTGTTTTTATTTAATTGGTTTTGTTCTCTTACTGTGTGGTCTGACTCTAATTTTTTGTAAAAAAGTTCAAGCAGATAGTGGTGCAGCAGCCCATTAAAACTAAATCATAAACTTTAATTATTCAGAAATTCAACAATTTCAAAGATAAAATTTTGCTGTAACACTTTGGAATTGTTTATGAGCGATTATAAATTCAACTTAAAACAAAACTATACGTTTAAAACAGGTCAATACTTTCAGCGAGGCTGGCAAATTTTTCAGCAATATCTTTGGCAATTTATCGGCTTTACTGTTTTGGTAATTGTAATTTCTGCCTTTACTGCCCGTCTTCCTTATCCTTTGGGAATTAATGAAGATGGTCAAGGTGGCATAATTAATGGTATTCTTAGTCCAGTTTTAGTGGCTGGTATTTATATCGTAGCTTTCAAAATTGCTAAAAACAGAATAATAAGTTTTAGTGATTTTTTTCTGGCTTTTAATAAGTTTTTGCCAATTTTTTTGGTTAATTTAGTTGGAACTTTTTTAACAGTACTAGGATGTTTTTTATTAATTATTCCAGGAATTTATTTAGCTGTTGCCTATTTATTTGGAATTTGTTTTGTGATTGAAAAACACTTTAGTTTTTGGTCAGCTTTGGAAACTAGCCGAAAAATCATTACTAAAAAATGGTTTGCCTTCTTTGCTTTTGTCTTGTTGTTAGGATTACTTAATTTAGGTGGATTATTGGTTTTAGGAGTAGGACTAATATTTACAATTCCTTTAACGGTTTGTATTATTGTCGCTGCCTTTGAAGATATTGTTGGTTTAAATTTAGCAGATACTCAAAGTCTAGAGTCAGAAATATAAAAAATTATCTTGCTGTTATTTTAAGGTAAACTATCTGCAATTAAACTACTTTGTTTACGTTGGTTTGATAGAGTTTAAAAAAAATGAATAATTTTGTTTTATTTTGGGAAATTCCTCTTGCTTTGTTATCTTTTCTGTTCTACAAAGTAATGAAATTTTTGATTGGTAATTTATTTACTATTTATTTAGCAACTAATCAAAAAAAAGCTACTCAATGGCGGGTTTTATCTCAAGCAACAATTGATTCTTTTCTTAGTTTACCTGTCTTAATGACTAAAGGTCCCCGTTGGAATACCCATGCAATTATTGGAACTCTAGGACCTTTTGCTGTCGAAAAATCAATTTCGTTAGATTTACAATCTGCTCATCATTCTGCTAGTTCTTGGATTGCAGTAGTTTATAGTTTTCCTAGTTACCAAACTATTACTAGTCTTGAATCTCATCAAATTGATTTGACTCAATTCTGGCAATCAATTGAACTGAAACCAGGAAAATATTCTTTGGGTCTGAGATATTATGATTGGCGTGATATTGTTAAGTTACCTGCCATCAAAATAGATAACCAAGACTTTGTGGTAGCTACAGATGTTCCTCATAATATTAACGACTTTTATCGTCATTTAATCAAAGCTAAAAATTGGTTTTACTTAAGTTTACACTACTATATTTTTACTATTCTTAAGTTAAGAAAATGGTTGCCAGAATCTTTTGTGCGATACGAATTTTTACCAGTAGGTGCGCCAGCTACAGAGTTTTTCTATAATTATTTAACTAAAACTCAAACCTTACAATTAGAGTTTAGTAATTCTTTAATTCAAAATTATGATATTTATTTTACTATCTATGACCGCTCTAGTTTCCCTTTAGATTATTGTCGAATTCAAACAAAAAAATATACTTTACCAGCGACTGGTGTTAATGGTTATTATCTTTTAAGAATTCGTCCCAAACCAAATAATTCACGTGAACAAGTAGCTCTTAATTCACAATTAATTGAAGAAAATAATCAGTTTCAACATTGGCTTTTACAGTGATCAGTTACCAGTTGTAAATTAACCATTAATCATCAACTATCAACCATCAACAAAAAACACTTCGATAAATCTATCTGTGTGTATCTGTGTGCATCTGTGGACAAACAATGAACCATCAACCATTAACCCATTTGATTATTAATGGTCATTAGTATAAGTTACTTACCAATGACCAACAATTATTAAAAATTAAGCCATTTTTTCAATAATTCTTTGGACAATTTGCATTCCAGTAATGGCTTGCCAACCAAACAAACCTAGCAAAACAACATTCAAAGTAATATGAGTATAGCGAGCTAATTCATTTCCTTTTTGCATATAAGGCACTAAAGCAGCAGAAGTAGCAATCATTCCCGTCATACCCAAACCAGCTAAAAGATGAGGCCCTAAAAATAATTTGCCATTATTAATATAGGTAACCCCCATACCACCAATTGTGCCTAAAACCATCAAAGCTAGCAAAATTGACCCAATTTGATGATGTTTCAGACTAAAATTCTTTTTAACTAATTCTTTTCTAACTTCTTTATCTGCGTTGCGAGTACGTCTAATTTGGATACCCGAATATAAAGCATAAATTGTTAAACCCAACAATACCCACATTAAAATAGGATGACCAAATTGTGACCAAATTTTTACTGTGTCTGGAATCTCTAGTGACATAGTGTTCTTCTCAAATCAACCCATAATTTTTATAAAACTTAACTTAACATAAAGCAATATTAGAAAGTTAACTGTTATTTCCCTCAAAAACCTTAATTAAAAGTTTGTCAAACTGACATAATCTGAAAACAGTAGGGTTATGAGTTGGGTAACAGGGATGATTCTTCGTCAAAATACTTCGTTATTACAAGCAGTTATTAATGGCGATCGCTTTTTAGTCCAAGAGTTATTAAGTCAAGGTAGCGATCCTAATGATCGCGATGGCAAAAATACTACCGCTTTAATGTATGCTGCTCAAAAAGGTTATACCGAAATTGTCAATTTGTTAATTCAAGCTGGCGCAGACGTTAATCATAGCAATCAACCTCACCGTATTACTGCTTTAATGATGGCAGCAGCAGCAAATCAAATTGATGTTGTTAAGATCTTAATTAATGCTGGTGCAGATCTGAATCAAGTTAATGACGATGGTACCC includes these proteins:
- a CDS encoding EmrB/QacA family drug resistance transporter; translation: MIVFRALQGFTGGVLIPMALTIVLTNLPKSKQPVGMAMFAMTATFAPSIGPTLGGWLTDNFGWQYNFYLNLIPGIIMLSAIAYAIPARPMQLDLLKRGDWWGIITMAIGLGSLEVFLEEGNRKDWFSSGFITQLFVIAFAFLTAFLWIELTRRQPFIKLRLLLRRNFGIGSISGLALGLGLYGSIYILPLYLTQIQDYTATQIGEVIMWSGVPQLFLIPFVPKLMQRFDVRVIAAVGFSLFAVSCFMNSSMTSETGIDQLRWSQLVRAMGQPLMIVPLTTIATGNIETEQAGSASGLFNMMRNLGGSIGIATLSTFLSRREQFHSAQIGEAVSSYNPETQQRIEQLTQTFISRGSDAVTASQQAIATIDNIIRREAYVMAYNDCFYLIGFVLLLCGLTLIFCKKVQADSGAAAH